The genomic interval GGCAAGAACCGTTGTAGAAAACGGCGAGATGCTTGAGAGGTGGTCGTCAATTTTTTCATGCCACAGGCTCCTGAGAATAGGTTTTGGGCAAAACAATGGCAAACACGCTGCCTTGTCCGGGAACGCTGGACAGCAGCTCCACGCTGCCGCCGTGGGCTTGCAGGATTTTTCGGCTATGGGCCAGCCCCAGACCGGTACCGCTGCCCTTGGTGGAAAAGTAGGGGGTGAATAATTTCTGGCTGTTTTGCGGGGTAATGCCGGTTCCCTGATCCGTGATCTTGACCCACACCTGGGAGTCGAGGGGGTTACTTTCCACTTGCACGGTGACCTGTGTGCCGGGTTTGGATGCTTCCAAGGCGTTTTTAAGCAGGTTGAGCAAGGCTTGGCGGAGCTTGTCGGCATCCAGCGTTAACCATTCCATCAGGCCGGTTTCCGGGCCGCTCAGGGTGATTTGCTGTTCCTGATAGGAGGGCTGGTAAAACTCACAAATATCCCGAACCAACTGGTAGAGTTCAACCGGTTTTGGATTGAGTTGCAAGGGACGAGAGTAGTTGGTCAGCTCCGATAAAATGCCTTCCAGGCTGCTGGTGGCTTGGCGGATGAGCGATAAATTTTTGAGCAGTAGGGCTTTTTTATCACTGTCGGCGATGAGATTTAATTGCCCCAAATGATCTTCGGTCAGTTTGGCGTACAGATCGATGAGGCCCAGCGGATTTCGGATTTCATGGGCGATTACCGAGGAAAGCTGGCCGATGGCTGCCAGCCGTTCGGTGTCCACGTTCCGTTTGTTTAAAATTTGCACCTGATCCAGGGCCACGGTCAGCTCCCGGTTGCGATTTTCCAGACCATGCACCAGCGAGGTGATCAACATGTTCAGCTTGTCATCGTAGCGCCTGTCCACGGGCGTTTCTTTCAGCAGGGTGTCCAGTTCGGGCTGCTGCAAGTGGGCAATCAGGTGCCCGGCCAGGGTGCGGGTATCCCCCGGATGAAACGTCCATCCCCCTTCGTACATGCGATAGGTGGGGTGGGTGGCTGCCGACCAGTATAAGGTGGCGCAGAGTCGATTGGTCAGCACAATGAGAAAACCGGTTTGATCGCAAATGCCGCTTTCCACCGGAAACAGATCGGGTTGATTGAAGCGGAAGAGTGGCAGCTCTGGAATATCAGCCAGGGCGTGGGCCATGGTCTCAAAGACCTCGTCGTCCAGGGTGCGGGTCATCACAAAGCCCGGCATGCGGTAGTCCCGCACCATGCGGGTAATACAGCTATACAGACTCTGAAAAGTCTCTCGGGAATACATGCCCGTGGAGGAGCATAGATGCCCAAACAGTCCATCCAGCTGGATTTTTTTAACGCCTTGCTTCAAATCACTCACTCGCCATACAGTCAAGACGAAATCCCCAAGCGGGTGGGCCGGGGGATTTCATCGTGTTTGATCTCATTATAACTGGTGTCAGGAACCGTGTGGGGTTTCAAACCCGTGCAGCTTATCCGGCCATTTGAGAAGGGTTGGAACCGCCATCCACCAGACCGTATTTCAGGGCGTACAGCACCGCCTGGGTGCGATCGTTGACCTGCAACTTCTGGAAGATGTTGTTGACGTGCGTTTTAACCGTGGTTTCGCTGATGACCAGTTTATCGGCCACGCCTTTGTAGGTAATGCCATCGGTCAGCAGTTTCAGCACTTCTTTTTCACGAGAGGTGAGATAGCCGAGCAGGGCTTGCTTGGTGGGATCCACCCGGTTGGATTTACCCATGCGGCTCTGGAACTCATCAAAAAACTTGGTGGCCAGAATGGGCGGCAGATACACTTTTCCGTTCAGGACTTCCTCGATGGCCGCAATCAACTGAGAGGTGACCATGGTTTTGAGGATGTAGCCTTTGGCCCCGTGTTTCATGGCCCGGAAGATCAGATCCGACTCATCGTAGCCGGTCAGAGCCAGGATTTTTAGGTTGGGGTTGATGGCCATAATTTGCTGAATGGCCGCAACGCCATCCACTTCGGGCATATTGATGTCCATCAGCACGATGTCCACATTGGCTTCGGCCAGACGCTTGACGGCATCTTCGCCGTTGGTGGCGATACCGGCCAAATGGTAATCCGATTGTAATTCCAGCAACTGTTTAATGCCCGCGCTGTGATTGGCGTTATCATCCACGATAAACACAGTGGTTTCCGAGGATTGCATCCGTCTCATCATATGAATCGTTTTCTCCTAAAGCTCCCTGACACACACACTTCCACAAAGTTAAAAAATGGATCAAACCGGGATTACTGTTTCATACCGAATCCGTGATGCGCTTAATGAGGGGGCACCACAAATAGCCTACCGATTCCGTCTTTCACACTCGTTTGATTAAAGTAATCTTGTTAGTATCATATCTCAGCTTTTTAAAGCCGCTCATCATCTGAAGGTTGGATATTCCCGGCTGAAGGGTCAATTTTTTGGGGGAGTCTCATCGGCCAAAGGGTGGACGATGATCCGCCGCATCCGGGCAGGCGTCCTATAATAGAGGTAGTTGCTTTGTAGGAGGCCGTGAGAGGAGCAGGCGCAATGGGGTACGAGGTGATTAACAAAACCCGGCAGACCGTGGTGGCCAACCAGGTGCAAAAGGCGGATTCCTATTTCAAACGGCTGGTGGGCCTGATGGGCAAGCCGGGTATTCCGCCGGGCTTTGGGCTGTGGATTGTCCCTTGTCAGGACATTCATTCCTTTTTTATGCGCTTTGAGTTTGACGCTCTTTTTCTGGATGCCAATGGCACGGTGCTGTACCTGCTGGAGGGCATGAAGCCCTGGCGGGTGTCTCGCTTTGTGAAGGGGGGTAAGGTGGTGCTGGAATTGCCGGCGGGAGCCATTGCCCAAAGTGTCACGCAAATTGGTGATGAGCTGGAATTACGGCCATCGGGAGCCGCTCAGACCGGTTAATGGGGGCGTTTGGTGGATGTGAGCGCAAGCCCATGCGGCTTGCAGCCGGTTGTTGTTATGAAGGCCCTGAATCGTCCAAAGCACCGCGTATAAAGCGCCTGCATAAATCAGGGTGGAGGACTGGAGTAAGCTCAGCATCTTGATTGTTTCTCTCCCACGCTATGAGTCAGTACGTTATTAAATAAAATGGTCGCTTAGGTTCTGCGGCGGTTGAGTCCAAAGCAAGTCCAGTACCTGAGTCGGAATGCCCTTTCCCTGATACAGATTGCGCTGCAGGTGGGTCAACTCCCGCTGCTCCACCACGCTGATTGAGCGTGTGTATTCTTTGAGCTTCAGGCTGGTAATGCGGTGAACGGACGGGCTGTCGTGGAACGTGGTCAGGCAGTCCAGTTCCTGTTGCTCGGTGGGGCTGAGTTTTTGTTGAGCCTTTTTGCGGGTCAGACGGGCAATGTCCCAGACCGCCGGGCTGCTGCTGTAGTGCATCAGGGCTTCCAGTTCGGCCATGTTTTGCTTGAACTGGCTGGTAAAGCGCAAAAATATACGTTGCCATCGGCTGGCTTCCGGCAGTTGCGCCATTAAGGCCGCCATACGACGGGCCACTCCGGTGGGCGGGGTGATGGGACTGAAAATGTTGCCGGGAAGGTCTGTTTTTCTTTGTGTGGCGGGTGGTGTGATCAGGGCGGGGTGAGGCATGCAACGGGCTCCTGTTACCCCCCGCGGTTTCCCTTGGCTTTTAGATCTTAGGGGGGCTCGTGAACGGCTGTACACAAAAACGGGTTGGATCCGACCGGTTGAGAGTGGACTGGTACGCTTTGATTGGATTAGACAATGGATTGGCTTGAAATGTTCCAAAAAACAAGCGGCAGAGCTTGTTTTGCCCCGCTTGTCGAATTTGGGTTCGGGGGCGCTGGGTACTGTTAAGGTAATCGGTTCAGGGCATTTTGCAATGTGTAGGACGTGGGAAACTCTGCCCTGAAAAATGAAGCTAGAGCAGACTGGTTCTTTGCTTGGCCTCTCGCCACAGGGCGTCCCAGCTTTCAAAATCGAGGTTGGCCATGGCGGCTTCCAAAGATTCCGCCTGGGGGTAGCGCTCTAAAATCAGGGCTTCCATGGCCTGAAAGCGCTGGGTGAATTTGGCCGTTGCCTTGGTCAGGGCCACTTCCGGATCGATTTTGAAATGCCGGGCCAGATTGACGCTGGCAAAGTAAATATCCCCCATTTCCGATTCCAGTCGCTCGAATGCTTCCGCTGGAATCGGTTGAGTGCTTGGCAGGGCGTCCACTTCCGCCCGGAATTCCTGGTATTCGCTCATCACACACGCCCACAGGGAATCCAGATTGGGCCATTCAAAACCCACTTTAACCGCTTTTTGGCTGGTTTCCAGGGCTCGGCTCAGGGCCGGTTGGCTTTTGGAAATGCCTTCCAGAATGCTGGTCTGCTTGGCATGCCCCTTTTCAGCTTGCTTGATGGCCTCCCAGTTGCTGACCACGGCCTCGGCATTGTCTACGGAGACAGTGCCAAAAACGTGCGGGTGACGACGGATCAGCTTTTCGGCAATGGCATCGCAGACTTGCTGAAAGTCAAAGGTGCCAGCGTCCTGGGCCAGTTGACTGTGTAGCACCACTTGCAGCAACACGTCGCCCAGTTCCTCTTTTAATGCTGAATAATCGCCGCTTTGCTGGGTTTCATCAATGGCCTCCACCGCTTCGTAAGCCTCTTCCAGCATAAAGCGTTTCAGGCTGCTGTGGGTTTGCTTGAGATCCCAGGGACAACCGTGTTCCGGGTGACGAAGCTGGGCCACTACTTGCAGCAGTTTATCAATGCCTTGGGCTTGTTGTACTTGGGCGAGAATGGTGTCTTGAGTCATACGGCGGCGATTCCTGAGGCGTGAGGGCCGGGGGAGCGGCCTGTTTTCCGGCTCTGGCTCCGGGGCTTATGGGCGGAGTATAATATTGAGCAAACATAGCATTCACAAGGAGTCTTGTCATTTACGACGATTTTATAGCCGCAGTCGGCCAGGCCAAAACCATTTTTGTCACTGCCCATGTGGGCCCGGATGGGGATACTCTGGGCTCTATGCTGGCTATCAAGTTCGCCTTTGCCAAGGCCTGCCCCCATATTAAGCGCATTGATTGCGTGATTTCCGGCAAAATGCCCGATACCTACCGTTTTTTACCGGGCATTCAGGAGGTGTTGCGCATGGAAACGGCCACCACCTTGCTGAGTCAATACGACATGGCCATTTCGGTGGATTGCGGCTCCGCGGATCGTCTGGGGCTGGCTCGGCCCATTTTTGAAGGGGCCAAGGTCTCCGTGAACATCGATCACCATGTCAGCAACGATCGCTTTGGCACCATCAATGTTGTTGAGCCGACTGCCGCGGCCAGCGCCGAGGTGGCTTTTCATATCTTCAAGGCCATGGCTATTCCGCTGGATGCCAGTATCGCTACTTGTCTATACACTGGGATTGTGACCGATACGGGCGGCTTTAAGTACAGTAATACCACCGTGCGAGTGATGGAAACCGCCGCCAGCCTGATCGCCGCCGGGGCCGATCCGGAATACATTTTTAAGCAATTGTACGAAGAGCAACCCTTGTGTCAGGTGATGTTGCAGGCCGATGCCATGTTGCAGACCCAGTTTAACGCCGATAAAACCATCGGCTGGACGGTAGTCTCTCGGGAGCTTTTAGGCCGTCACGGGGCTTTGGATGAGCATCTGGACGGCATGGTGGAAACCATTCGCCGGGTGGATACCGTGCTGGTGGCCGTGGTGTTCAAGGAAACCGAGCAGGGGCAGACCAAAATCAGCATCCGCAGCGATTCCCACGATATTGACGTAGCCGCCGTGATGGGGTTGTTTGGGGGCGGGGGGCATAAAATGGCCGCTGGCTGTACCATGGAATTTTCCATCGCCGAGGCCCCGGCCAGATTATTGCCGATTTTGGAAGAGCGGGTTCGCCAGAAGCTCTTGGTTTCTTAAAAAACTTGCGCCTAGGCGGACAAACAATCCTGCACGGTTGCCAGCAAACGGCCGTCCTCAATCTGGCGCACCAGCAGGGCTACATCCCCGGCCAGGGTGCGATCCACGGTCAAGGGCGGAATAATTTCCCGAATTTTTTGGTACACCCGCCATACCCCGTGGCCGGGTTGC from Vampirovibrio chlorellavorus carries:
- a CDS encoding sensor histidine kinase, producing the protein MTVWRVSDLKQGVKKIQLDGLFGHLCSSTGMYSRETFQSLYSCITRMVRDYRMPGFVMTRTLDDEVFETMAHALADIPELPLFRFNQPDLFPVESGICDQTGFLIVLTNRLCATLYWSAATHPTYRMYEGGWTFHPGDTRTLAGHLIAHLQQPELDTLLKETPVDRRYDDKLNMLITSLVHGLENRNRELTVALDQVQILNKRNVDTERLAAIGQLSSVIAHEIRNPLGLIDLYAKLTEDHLGQLNLIADSDKKALLLKNLSLIRQATSSLEGILSELTNYSRPLQLNPKPVELYQLVRDICEFYQPSYQEQQITLSGPETGLMEWLTLDADKLRQALLNLLKNALEASKPGTQVTVQVESNPLDSQVWVKITDQGTGITPQNSQKLFTPYFSTKGSGTGLGLAHSRKILQAHGGSVELLSSVPGQGSVFAIVLPKTYSQEPVA
- a CDS encoding response regulator transcription factor — translated: MMRRMQSSETTVFIVDDNANHSAGIKQLLELQSDYHLAGIATNGEDAVKRLAEANVDIVLMDINMPEVDGVAAIQQIMAINPNLKILALTGYDESDLIFRAMKHGAKGYILKTMVTSQLIAAIEEVLNGKVYLPPILATKFFDEFQSRMGKSNRVDPTKQALLGYLTSREKEVLKLLTDGITYKGVADKLVISETTVKTHVNNIFQKLQVNDRTQAVLYALKYGLVDGGSNPSQMAG
- a CDS encoding DUF192 domain-containing protein, translated to MGYEVINKTRQTVVANQVQKADSYFKRLVGLMGKPGIPPGFGLWIVPCQDIHSFFMRFEFDALFLDANGTVLYLLEGMKPWRVSRFVKGGKVVLELPAGAIAQSVTQIGDELELRPSGAAQTG
- the mazG gene encoding nucleoside triphosphate pyrophosphohydrolase translates to MTQDTILAQVQQAQGIDKLLQVVAQLRHPEHGCPWDLKQTHSSLKRFMLEEAYEAVEAIDETQQSGDYSALKEELGDVLLQVVLHSQLAQDAGTFDFQQVCDAIAEKLIRRHPHVFGTVSVDNAEAVVSNWEAIKQAEKGHAKQTSILEGISKSQPALSRALETSQKAVKVGFEWPNLDSLWACVMSEYQEFRAEVDALPSTQPIPAEAFERLESEMGDIYFASVNLARHFKIDPEVALTKATAKFTQRFQAMEALILERYPQAESLEAAMANLDFESWDALWREAKQRTSLL
- a CDS encoding DHH family phosphoesterase, coding for MFVTAHVGPDGDTLGSMLAIKFAFAKACPHIKRIDCVISGKMPDTYRFLPGIQEVLRMETATTLLSQYDMAISVDCGSADRLGLARPIFEGAKVSVNIDHHVSNDRFGTINVVEPTAAASAEVAFHIFKAMAIPLDASIATCLYTGIVTDTGGFKYSNTTVRVMETAASLIAAGADPEYIFKQLYEEQPLCQVMLQADAMLQTQFNADKTIGWTVVSRELLGRHGALDEHLDGMVETIRRVDTVLVAVVFKETEQGQTKISIRSDSHDIDVAAVMGLFGGGGHKMAAGCTMEFSIAEAPARLLPILEERVRQKLLVS